The following is a genomic window from Strongyloides ratti genome assembly S_ratti_ED321, chromosome : 1.
aaataatttacatataAGAAAGGTTTTTAtaagttaatatttatttaatttttttataatcttatTTCAGTTATACTTTTCTAACAATGGAAAACGTTGGTGGTATTGAAGATATTATAATGATGTGTGCTCCTAACGCACCAGATCcaaatttcaataaaaaaaaatctgtTAAAAGGAGAAAAAAAGTCCATGctaaagaaaatgaaaaagacCACGACTATGACGACATAAATGTTAATGATGACGAAATAGATGAGGTTGTCGATGTTGAAGAAGCTGgaactaaaaaaaatgatttaaagaaaaaaaacgATGATGGTGATGAAGAAAAATACAAAGAGGAGGAGAAAGGTAATGATGATATGAAAGAAAAACGacaaaaaagaagaaaaaagaaagataaaAAGGATAAGAAAGAAgatgaaaaagataataattttaatgatgagAATTTAAAATCCAAGAAGGAAATTGATTATGGGACAAATGAAaaagtaaagaaaaataagaaaactaaagtaaaagaagaagaaaatgATCAACCAAGGTGTACCAAAAGTGATGGTGAAGATGttgataaacaaaaaaaaagagacgAAAAAGATGATGATCAATTTGGAAAAAATAGAAGACGTCATACTATAgataatgaatttaaaaaagaagattatccaagaaaaaaaagaagtgaTGACGACAATGAGGTTTCAAAAAGAAGGGACGTTGATGAAATagataaagtaaaaaaaaaatcagaTGATgacaatgataaaaataaaaaaaacaatgaaGATTACAAAGACAAAAAAGATAGAAACACTGAAGGTGGTGAAAAAAAACGTATGATGAAGAAAGCAAAAAATGTTGTTAAAGGAAAAAATGATGATTTGAAggataaaaagaaaaataaacaaattagTGAAGAAGAtgataggaaaaaaaataaaggaaGTGAAGATGAcgaaaatagaaaaaaaacacTTCCTAGTGATGAAAAAGGAAAAGATAATGagttagaaaataaaaaaactaaagTTGAGACTGATCgtcttgaaaaaaaaaagttacaaGGAAAAGACACAAAATTGAAATCAagaatatttgaaaatattgaaattaaaaaagaaaatgatgaTTCATTaggcaaaaaaaaacaaactgAAGATGATACAACAActagaaatttaaaagaagatAGTGGTAAAGctgataacaaaaataaagtatgtaatgataaaaaaaaatccacTATCAAGACTGATAAGAAAAAACCTGTTGTTGAagaattagataaaaaaaagttatcaaaaattgataaaacgaaaaaagcaaaaaaaagTGACAAATTTGAAAATGTAACACCATCGAAAAGAATAgataaagttaataaaacaacaattgaaaaaaaaataagcgTTCAGGAGGAGAATGagaaaaatgtaaaaagaaataaatttagtaaaaatgGAAATGGTCAACAAACAGAACCAAGTAtagaaattgttaaaaaaaataataaagtaagaGGAAAAGATAGAACTAAAGAAAAAACTGCAATTCTACAAAAATCAGCACTTTCAACCCCAAGTCCGAGTGATGGattataatactttaaagatatttgataattttaaaaagaatatctCACATCATTGATACTCCTTATTAAACAACGCCATTAAAACTtgtatttaaatgataactccacaaataatttgtaatttaaaaagtattaactTTTCGTAACactgtataaaaaaaatataaatgcatacgatttatttttcttattactTTGTGATATTCCTTTATCATATAACTTTACgaagtatttttaaagtaacgTTAAACTTCtcttagaaaaaaatatatcaaagttatcataaaagtttatcaattttaaaacgAATAAagcatttattaaaacaataatgttaataataataaaagagaTACAAAAGCAAGCATATTATAACAATGATATAATTCATATAtagaatttattattttaagtgggaaaaaaaaatttcttttattttgttttatatcattatcacAATTagcattttattatttttaatggaaaaaaaaatttattatcaatttccCTTGactgttaaaaaaatgtaggAAATTAAAGCAATAAAGCaccaacaatttttttaacgaATAGTCATAACAATATCATCGATCTTAAGAATTGAACGAACGCATTCAGAAGCCTGTTTAATAGCATTCAAAGTTACCAATAACGGTTGGAAAACATTTTCTTCTAAAATATCTGTTACGTATCCCTTTCTAACATTGACTCCAAAATTCTTGTTGCCAAGAGCATGCTGATTTCTTAATTCTGTAACAGTAACAATAGGTGAAAGACCAGCATTCTCAGCAAGAGTATATGGAATTAATTCAAGAGCATCGGCAAAAGCTTTCCAGCAGTAATGTTCAGCACCTTCCCGAGTTTGAGATAATTTTCTTAGTTGAACAGCAACTTCCATTTCTGGAGCACCACCACCAGGAAGGAGAGCCTTCTTCTTGACAAGACACCTAATTACGCATAAAGCATCATGCATTGAACGTTCAGCTTCATCAAGTACCAATTTATTTGAACCACGAAGAAGAATAGAAACAGCATtagatgaattttgaattcCTGTAACTTTAACAATCTTTTCACTTGGACTTGTTTGAATCTGTTCAACACGTTCAGCTGAACCAAGTTTAGATGCATTAAAATGTTCTGGTGAGGCAACAGGAACGGCACCAAGAATTTCTGAATAAAAACGTATATCAGTCCTCTCGATATCCTTAATAAccataattttcatttttgcAAAGAAATGAAGAGCTTGATCAGTTACGGCATCACGAAGGATAGACTTTTGGATTAACAAAACATTGCAACCGGCTTTTTTTATGGTATTACATAAATTAAGAATGTATGAACGTTCCTCTTTAAAAACTCTATCCATCTTAGCATAGTCATCAATTGCAACACTATTTTCAATGTTAGTTTTTGGTGGAGATATTTGAAATTGAATAATTCCTATTCTTGCTTTATCTACAACTGTTGGTCCTCCATGTCCCATAGATTTTTGATCAATAATAGCACCATTGATAAGTTCAGATTCTTCAACAGTCTCTCCAAGTcgtttgataatttttatcatatttatatcaCAGTTCTCATCATTTTGTGAGTCAACAATCTTCTTGACAGCAGATACAGCCATTGGTGCTAAGACATCAGAATAATTAGATACAACTTTTGAATTTAAACTTGTTTTAGCaagtttaattaatttatcattatcgTTGAAATCTAATGGTATTGCCATTTCTTCCAAAATTCTTTGTGCTTCTTTTCCTGCTGTTTGGAAAGATTCAGATATAACTGTTGGATGAATTCCCATAGCTAAAAGCTTCTCTGCTGCATCTAAAAGAGCTCCGGCTGTAACTGTTACTGTAGTTGTACCATCACCAGCCTCTATATCTTGAGCTTTAGCTAAATCAactaacttaaaaaaaaatttaatttaaaaaaaataattaaaagattacCATTTTTGCTGTTGGATGAACAACAGACATAAGATCAAGAATTGTAGCACCATCATTTGTGATTGTAACTTCACCATTAGCTGCAGAAATCATTTTATCCATACCACATGGTCCCAAAGAAGTACGAATAGCTTGGGAAACAGCTTTAGCTGCAATAATGTTACTTGAGAGAACACTTTCAGGCTTTTCTTTATCCTTGAATGCTTTGTTTCCATTGATAGTATTCATGTGACCTGAAGCAGGAGCTGCAGTACGTGTAGccatttttgaaataatttctagaagaaaatataaaataaaatacaattgTTGAAACAAAAAATGAGTCAAGAAATAGTGAAAATTAAGACAATAAAGATTTTGTAACGAAAATTTTTCAATGCATTTTTAAGGTTGGAATAATATGTATGGTATTTATTCTTATCCAgaacaaattttaatgtaattgAGGGTTTCTTTGAA
Proteins encoded in this region:
- a CDS encoding T-complex protein 1 subunit delta, which produces MATRTAAPASGHMNTINGNKAFKDKEKPESVLSSNIIAAKAVSQAIRTSLGPCGMDKMISAANGEVTITNDGATILDLMSVVHPTAKMLVDLAKAQDIEAGDGTTTVTVTAGALLDAAEKLLAMGIHPTVISESFQTAGKEAQRILEEMAIPLDFNDNDKLIKLAKTSLNSKVVSNYSDVLAPMAVSAVKKIVDSQNDENCDINMIKIIKRLGETVEESELINGAIIDQKSMGHGGPTVVDKARIGIIQFQISPPKTNIENSVAIDDYAKMDRVFKEERSYILNLCNTIKKAGCNVLLIQKSILRDAVTDQALHFFAKMKIMVIKDIERTDIRFYSEILGAVPVASPEHFNASKLGSAERVEQIQTSPSEKIVKVTGIQNSSNAVSILLRGSNKLVLDEAERSMHDALCVIRCLVKKKALLPGGGAPEMEVAVQLRKLSQTREGAEHYCWKAFADALELIPYTLAENAGLSPIVTVTELRNQHALGNKNFGVNVRKGYVTDILEENVFQPLLVTLNAIKQASECVRSILKIDDIVMTIR